The Polyodon spathula isolate WHYD16114869_AA chromosome 47, ASM1765450v1, whole genome shotgun sequence genome segment GGTGCCGTTTCAAAGCAAGCAGAAAGGGATGACGTCATCGCACGCCGCCGACATCATGCGCAAGATCAAGGAGGGAGACTTCTCATTGGACGGGGAGGCGTGGAGGGGCGTGTCCGAGGAAGCCAAGGAGCTGGTCAGAGGTGCTATAatagccctaataataataataataataataaacaatatatattatacaccccaaatgtatttttataatcaatatacctctctctctctctctctctctctctctctctctctccccccaggtCTCCTGACAGTGGACCCAGTGAAGCGTCTCAAGGTGTCCTGCCTGCATGAGAATGTCTGGCTGCAGAGTGGGGGGGCTCTCTCCACCACCCCCCTCATGACCCCCGATATCCTGGAGTCCTCGGGGCCGACTGTCCGGACCTACGTAAACGCCACCTTCATGGTGAGACCCCAAAACCTgcaaaacctttttcttttagcttttgtatgcatgtgtgtgtatttatctatctatctttataATGTGTATAtgtacctctctctcctctcccctctctcctctctctcccccttcctcTCCAGGCCTTCAATAAAGGCAAGCGTGAGGGCTTCTTTCTGAAGAGCGTGGAGAACGCTCCGCTGGCCAAGAGACGCAAGCTGAAGATGACGAGCTCGGGGGTGGAGACTCGacgctcctcctcctcctccgggagctcctcctcttcctgttcCTCCAGGTCACAGACCGCCCCCCCGAAGGAGCAGGGCTAGGACcctcccctcccagtccctcccccaAACCCCCCGTCCCTCCCTTCACAAACTGGAGAACAAGCAAGAACTCAAGCCTAACGATCAGAGTgcgtaattgaactgtaattggaTTATGTGATGTCATCAGAATTCTGACCTGTGCCAAGGTTCCAATTGCATGGCGATGAATCGCTGATTCCACTGCTGTCGTGATTGGGGCGCTGTGCTGTGAAGACCCGCCCAGAGTTACTGCAAGCGCCGtgaaacagtaaatacaaaatcaTTGCGAGAGTCGAGGAAATCCCGGCCGTGCCTCCGACTGGAGGACAGGACCCTGGGGCTCATGAATATGCACGACGCTCATTAATATTCACGAGCCACTCGGTCACTATGGTAATTCGTGCCGCTGAAGATACTCAACATGTGAATTTTGCCAAAACAAAGcagttcttttattttaatactgagaTGGAAAATTAACCCTTTTTATCAGAACTGTTAATATAATGATGTCAGATTGTTCTGTTTGATGGTATTTACTGTATTgggtattattatgtattttaatcaaaacaaaatattaaaaggtgttttttggaatttgtatttattataataataaaagcaatctTTGGAACTCATGTGCTTGGTTGGGTATTAACTGTACTAAttaatgcttccctgtgctttaccagacctctctgtgctttacaatgcttccctgtgctttaccagacctctctgtgctttacaatgcttccctacttccctatgctttaccagacctctctgtgctttacaatgcttccctgtgctttaccagacctctctgtgctttacaatgcttccctgtgctttaccagacctctctgtgctttacaatgcttccctatgctttaccagacctctctgtgctttacaaatgctttaccagacctctctgtgctttacaatgctttctatgctttaccagacctctctgtgctttacaatgcttccctgtgctttaccagacctctctgtgctttacaatgctttacaatgcttccctatgctttaccagacctctctgtgctttacaatgcttccctgtgctttaccagacctctctgtgctttacaatgcttccctgtgctttaccagacctctctgtgctttacaatgcttccctgtgctttaccagacccctctgtgctttacaatgcttccctatgctttaccagacctctctgtgctttacaatgcttccctgtgctttaccagacctctctgtgctttacaatgcttccctatgctttaccagacctctctgtgctttacaatgcttccctatgctttaccagacctctctgtgctttacaatgcttccctatgctttaccagacctctctgtgtgcttccctatgctttaccagacctctctgtgctttacaatgcttccctgtgctttaccagagctttacaatgcttccctatgctttaccagacctctctgtgctttacaatgcttccctatgctttaccagacctctctgtgctttacaatgcttccctgtgctttaccagacctctctgtgctttacaatgcttccctgtgctttaccagacctctctgtgctttacaatgcttccctgtgctttaccagacctctctgtgctttacaatgcttccctatgctttaccagacctctctgtgctttacaatgcttccctatgctttaccagacctctctgtgctttacaatgcttccctgtgctttacctttacccctctgtgctttacaatgcttccctatgctttaccagacctctctgtgctttacaatgcttccctgtgctttaccagacctctctgtgctttacaatgcttccctgtgctttaccagacctctctgtgctttacaatgcttccctatgctttaccagacctctctgtgctttacaatgcttccctatgctttaccagacctctctgtgctttacaatgcttccctatgctttaccagacctctcttgctttacaatgcttccctgtgctttaccagacctctctgtgctttacaatgcttccctatgctttaccagacctctctgtgctttacaatgcttccctatgctctaccagacccctctgtgctttacaatgcttccctatgctttaccagacctctctgtgctttacaatgcttccctatgctttacacagggagtcagtggctgagccaggatttgaatctcctggtatcaagacccccttTTCTCCCAGCGCTGGTCCAGCGAGCCTCCTGGCATCATCGCTGCGCTTCTGGGGCAGAGGAGAAACGCACCTAAATCTCTTCTCACAGGCTGCCCAGCTTATTGCAGTTGAAGGAAACTCATCAACTTtagcagagaaacacacagagtcATTGTCACAGCACAAAATCTTTTAATCTACAATAGTTACACACTGGAATGTTAAGCAGAGTggaaaagaagggggggggggggcagtaagTTACAATATCTAGCTCTAGGATCGCCCCCACTCCCCTGTGCTCtattttggggtggggggggggtgtgcccCACTTCATGCTACGTAAGGGAATTTGAGTAACAGAGCTTCGCTGGGTTGCAGGGCGAGTCTCCCCAGGGCCAGCCTGGCCCCTCCCTGCCTGCCCGGGTCGGAGCTCAGCACCACGGTCGCTtcaggggggaggagggggtgctGCAGGGTCACCTCCTCCGGGGACTCCCCGAAATTGAGGGCCACGAGGAAGCGCTCGCTCTGGTCCCACCTGCGCAGGTAAGAGAAGACGGAGGGGGAGGCGAGGACCGTCTGGAACTCTCCGTAGAGCAGGGAGCGCTCCTTACCCTTGAGATCACTCAGGGAGCGAAAAAGACTCAGCAAGGACTGGGGGTGTGACTTCTGAgcctggggagagagggagagagggggagagggggagagggggagagaattgggttatttttttttcagttgtagttATGtgattaatttatgtatttgtatttaaaatcacacAGTCACACCCACCTTGACTGATACATTCTGGTTATAATCCGCTTGACCGCTCTCATCCCACTGCATCCTGGGAGATTTGACAGCCTGGAAGAGAGAGGAAGAggcagggagggggggggagactTCAGAGGTTGCaccgatacacacacacacacacaaattcccCATCCCTGCTTCAACCCCAACCCCCTGGAAATCACTTaataaatgcatctgctaaaattataataaattaatagcactctctgaatctccccgtTTGGCTCTTAGACCGGTCCCTATGTCCCGTGTTTGGCTCTTGGACCGGTCCCTATCCCTCTGTACTGTCTCACCTGTCCAGGCTCGTCTCTCAGTCCGATCTCGTCTCCGTAGTTGGTGACGGGTGTGCCAGGGACGGTGAAGAGGAGGGTGTGGTAAACTCCCAGCAGCCTCTGCGGCACCAGAGACGCCATGTGACCCGCGACACGCCCGCCAACCTGCGAGAGGAACAGAGACAAACGCATTATAATATTAAAACGAGCCCGCTAAACACCAcactacaatatttaaaaaaaaatcagaacgaGATCGCTAAACAAAGCCTCTGATGAGaggagggagttcattctatatagagggggtgcaattcaatatgctaacaagggaacattattcagcagctttcactggactctatgaagctgagggagttcattctatatagagggggtgcaattcaatatgttaacaagggaacattattcagcagctttcactggactctatgaagctgagggagttcattctatatagagggggtgcaattcaatatgttaacaagggaacattattcagcagctttcactggactctatgaagctgaggagttcattctatatagagggggtgcaattcaatatgttaacaagggaacattattcagcagctttcactggactctatgaagctgagggagttcattctatatagagggggtgcaattcaatatgttaacaagggaacattattcagcagctttcactggactctatgaagctgagggagttcattctatatagagggggtgcaattcaatatgttaacaagggaacattattcagcagctttcactggactctatgaagctgagggagttcattctatatagagggggtgcaattcaatatgcagTGTCTCTCCTATACAGggctgggaatgagactcctattgcacagcagtgtgatccagtccaggtttcactgctaccagcttgatcagcccccagtgtgtgtCACTCACCGCCCAGCCAGGCCAGCTCCCCCGCAGCTCCCTCAGGTACTGCCCCACGCCCGCGGCCACAGCGCTCCCCGTGCGGTTCAGCCCCCCCAGCACCCCCGACACCAGCAGCTCCGCCGCGGAGCGGTTCTGCAGAGTCAGGACCCGATCCATATCCTGCAGACTGGTCTCCCCGATCAgtatcctgagagagagagagagagagagagagagagagagagagagagagattgattatTACCCAGTGTGTATCACAGCGCCCCCCCTGTGGTCAGTGTGTGTATCACAGCGCCCCCCCCCTGTGGTCAGTGTGTGTATCACAGCGCCCCCCCCTGTGGTCAGTGTGTGTATCACAGCACCCTCCCCTGTGGTCAGTGTGTGTATCACAGCACCCCCCTGTGGTCAGTGTGTGTATCACAGCGCCCCCCTGTggtcagtgtgtgtatcagtgtgtgtattgcagcgcccccctgtggtcagagtgtgtattgcagtgcttgCCTCGGTCTCTCCTCAGTGCTGTAGTTGCCNNNNNNNNNNNNNNNNNNNNNNNNNNNNNNNNNNNNNNNNNNNNNNNNNNNNNNNNNNNNNNNNNNNNNNNNNNNNNNNNNNNNNNNNNNNNNNNNNNNNNNNNNNNNNNNNNNNNNNNNNNNNNNNNNNNNNNNNNNNNNNNNNNNNNNNNNNNNNNNNNNNNNNNNNNNNNNNNNNNNNNNNNNNNNNNNNNNNNNNNNNNNNNNNNNNNNNNNNNNNNNNNNNNNNNNNNNNNNNNNNNNNNNNNNNNNNNNNNNNNNNNNNNNNNNNNNNNNNNNNNNNNNNNNNNNNNNNNNNNNNNNNNNNNNNNNNNNNNNNNNNNNNNNNNNNNNNNNNNNNNNNNNNNNNNNNNNNNNNNNNNNNNNNNNNNNNNNNNNNNNNNNNNNNNNNNNNNNNNNNNNNNNNNNNNNNNNNNNNNNNNNNNNNNNNNNNNNNNNNNNNNNNNNNNNNNNNNNNNNNNNNNNNNNNNNNNNNNNNNNNNNNNNNNNNNNNNNNNNNNctcccgctgcacagcagtgtgatccagtcctgctttcactaggagtttaataatcagactcccgctgcacagcggtgtgatccagtcctgctttcactaggagtttaataattcccgctgcacagcagtgtgatccactcctgctttcactaggagcttaataatcagactcccgctgagCAGTGTGAtccctgctttcactaggagtttaataatgagactcccgctgcacagcagtgtgatccagccctgctttcactaggagtttaataatcagactcccttGCGGACTGCGCCCACAAGCCCACTAGTCCGGACGAGGGGTGATCAATCATTATTAGTACCCTGGgtccctgttgcacagcagtgtgtgatccagtcctgctttcactagctATGCGACTCATaacactgttgtgtgtgtgtctgtgtatgtctgtctgtgtattgCAGCTCCACCCTGACAGCGATCCCTCGAACCCGAGTCTTCACAGCCGGTTCGTGGCCCTGAGCGAGGCATACCAGGTGCTGAGTAAGGAGTCCTCGCGGAGGCAGTACGATGCCACCCTGCGCCTCCGGCCAGCATCGGGATCAGGGAGCAGAGGAGACCCCTACACCTAcccctcctcacacagcccaggGTGAGAACCAGCTCCCCCTCCCTACACCTAcccctcctcacacagcccaggGTGagaaccagccccccccccctacacctacccctcctcacacagcccaggGTGAGAACCAGCTCCCCCTCCCTACACCTACCCCTCCTCATACAGCCCAGGGTGAGAACCAGCGCCCCCTCCCTACACCTAcccctcctcacacagcccaggGTGAGAACCAGCGCCCCCTCCCTACACCTAcccctcctcacacagcccaggGTGAGAACCAGCTCCCCCTCCCTACACCTAcccctcctcacacagcccaggGTGAGAACCAGCGCCCCCTCCCTACACCTAcccctcctcacacagcccaggGTGagaaccagccccccccccctacacctacccctcctcacacagcccaggGTGAGAACCAGCGCCCCCTCCCTACACCTAcccctcctcacacagcccaggGTGAGAaccagctccccccccccccctacacctACCCCTCGTCACACAGCCCAGGGTGGGAACCAGCCCCTCCCCCTACACAGCCCCGCTGTGTCGTTGACAGGTCTGTATTAGAATGCGCCCCGCTGTGTCGTTGACAGGTCTGTATTAGAATGCGCCCCGCTGTGTCGTTGACAGGTCTGTATTAGAATGCGCCCCGCTGTGTCGTTGACAGGTCTGTATTAGAATGCGCCCCGCTGTGTCGTTGACAGGTCTGTATTAGAATGCGCCCCGCTGTGTCGTTGACAGGTCTGTATTAGAATGCGCCCCGCTGTGTCGTTGACAGGTCTGTATTAGAATGCGCCCCGCTGTGTCGTTGACAGGTCTGTATTAGAATGCGCCCCGCTGTGTCGTTGACAGGTCTGTGTTAGAATGCGCCCCGCTGTGTCGTTGACAGGTCTGTATTAGAATGCGCCCCGCTGTGTCGTTGACAGGTCTGTATTAGAATGCGCCCCGCTGTGTCGTTGACAGGTCTGTATTAGAATGCGCCCCGCTGTGTCGTTGACAGGTCTGTGTTAGAATGCGCCCCGCTGTGTCGTTGACAGGTCTGTGTTAGAATGCGCCCCGCTGTGTCGTTGACAGGTCTGTATTAGAATGCGCCCCGCTGTGTCGTTGACAGGTCTGTGTTAGAATGCGCCCCGCTGTGTCGTTGACAGGTCCGCCGGCTCTCGGTACTGGGAGCAGTTTGGCTCCGCCCCCCCCGCGGGGTTGGACAGGAAGAGGAGGCGGAACCTGTGGCTGGTGGGGTGCTGCGTGCTGGTGATGCTGGGCAGCCTGGGGGCGCACTACTTCGGATTCAGGTAGGGGGCGCCCACAGGGACAGGGagacacactgactcacacaatGATTCTGCCTGATGGTCCCTGTGCTTCAATGAGCTAAaaacactcccctctctctctctctctctcccctctcctctccccccccctgtccctccccctccctccccctctctcccactcccctctcctccctctctccctctctcccctctcccctctctctctccctccctcccccctctctcccacccctctccctctccctctccctctctctccctctcctccccctctcccccctctccctctccctccctccccctcctctcctcctccctctcctcactctcctctctctctctctctctccctcatcccctctcctctctccctctctctccctctcctcccctctctccccccctctctcctctcctctgaaaaaaaaaaaaaaaaaaaaaaaaggaaaaaagaagaaagtgaaaaaaaagctcCATGgatgagaggaggggagaggagagggagagagggtccGTGGATCTAAAAGATGCTAGGAGACCTCCTCTCCTCGTCCTCTCTTCTCGCTGTTGTCTGAAGTACCTACTCTTCCTGGCACACTCCTGTCTCTAGATGTTCCGTAGATTTCTCTCCCGGTCCATCCCAGAGACCAGTCGCCCGTCTCTCTGACGAGATGGTCCCCCAGTCCATTTTAGGGGTCGACTGGTCCAGCTGgcatcacagaaacacactgacacagggtcacgtgtgtgtgtgggttgtgtgtgtgtgtgtcccggctcagcctcctgtgtgtgtgtgtgtgtgcgtgtgtgcgtgtgtgtgtgtgtagtgtgtgtgtgtgtgtgtgtgtgtgtgtgtgtgtgtgcgtgtgtgtgtgtgtgtgtgtgtgtgtgtgtgtgtgtgtgtgtgtgttgtgtgtgtgtgtgtgtgtgtgtgtgtgtgtgtgtgtgtgtgtgtgcgtgtgtgtctgtgtgtgtgtgtgtgtgtgtgtgtgtgtgtgtgcgtgtgtgtgtgtgcgtgtgctgagtgtgtgtgtgtgtgtgtgtgtgtgt includes the following:
- the slc3a2b gene encoding solute carrier family 3 member 2b → MDRVLTLQNRSAAELLVSGVLGGLNRTGSAVAAGVGQYLRELRGSWPGWAVGGRVAGHMASLVPQRLLGVYHTLLFTVPGTPVTNYGDEIGLRDEPGQAVKSPRMQWDESGQADYNQNVSVKAQKSHPQSLLSLFRSLSDLKGKERSLLYGEFQTVLASPSVFSYLRRWDQSERFLVALNFGESPEEVTLQHPLLPPEATVVLSSDPGRQGGARLALGRLALQPSEALLLKFPYVA
- the dnajc4 gene encoding dnaJ homolog subfamily C member 4 — protein: MSVCVLQLHPDSDPSNPSLHSRFVALSEAYQVLSKESSRRQYDATLRLRPASGSGSRGDPYTYPSSHSPGSAGSRYWEQFGSAPPAGLDRKRRRNLWLVGCCVLVMLGSLGAHYFGFRLVLIVSGFPLCRMNGLKKQQEILRQKHAEFVEKYRKPREK